The bacterium nucleotide sequence TCGTGGTCCCGGTCGAGGACATGGCCGCGCCCACACCTCCCGACCCGCTCGCATCCGAGCCCGCCGACCCGGGGTACCGGTCCATCTGGCCCTCCGTGTACCCGGCCCTGCTGGACCTGGTCAGAGCCCACCGGTCCACCATCGTGTTCGCCAACTCCCGCCGGCTGTCCGAACGGCTCTGCTCCGAGCTGAACAACCTGGCGAGGGATGAGATCGCCCGCGCCCATCACGGCTCGGTGTCGCGCGAGCAGCGGATCATCATCGAGGACCTGCTCAAGCGGGGTGAGCTGCCGGCCGTGGTGGCGACCTCGACGCTGGAGCTGGGCATCGACATGGGCGCGGTGGACCTCGTCATCCACGTCGAGTCGCCCACCAGCGTGGCCTCCGGCTTGCAGAGGGTGGGTAGGGCCGGCCATCAGGTGGGGGCGACCAGCGTGGCCAAGGTCTTTCCCAAGTTCCGCGGGGACCTCCTCGAGGCGACCGTGGTGGCCGACCTCATGCTGGCGCGGTCGGTGGAGCCCACGGCCGTTCCCCAGAGCCCGCTCGACGTGCTGGCGCAGCAGGTGGTGGCGGCGGTGGCGATGGACGAATGGCAGGCGGACGACCTCCTCTCGTTGGTCAGGCGGGCCGCCCCCTACCGCGATCTGGCCCGGGGACCCTTCGAGGCGGTCCTCGACATGCTGGCCGGCCGCTACCCGTCCGAGCTGTTCGGGGAGTTGCGCCCCCGCGTGGTCTGGGATCGGGTCACGCACACACTGACGCCCCGTTCAGGGGCCCAGCGCCTGGCGGTCACCAACGCCGGGACCATCCCCGACCGCGGGCTGTACTCGGTCAACCTTCCTGACGGCAGCCGGGTGGGCGAGCTCGACGAGGAGATGGTCTACGAGTCCCGTCCCGGGGACGTGTTCGTCCTCGGCACCTCGGCGTGGCGGATCAGCGACATCACCGCCGACCGGGTGGAGGTGATCCCCGCCCCCGCCGAGTCGGGCCGGATGCCGTTCTGGAAGGGCGATCGGGTGGGCCGTCCCGTCGAGACCGGGAGGGCGATCGGCCGCTTCGTCCGCACCATCGGGGCGATGGAGACCGACCGGGCGGTGGACACGCTCCGGCGCCGGTACCACCTGGACGAATGGGCGGCCCGCAACCTGGTCGCATACATCGAAGAGCAGCGTGACGCCACCGGAGTGCTTCCCACCGACCGGACGGTGGTGGTGGAGCGTTTCCGCGACGAGATCGGGGACTGGCGGATCGCCATCCTCTCGCCCCTCGGCGGCCGGGTGCACGCGCCGTGGGCAATGGCCATCGGCCAGCGCCTGCGACACCGCTACGGGCGGAATGTGGACGTCATCTGGAGCGACGACGGAATCTCCTTCCGCTTCATCGACACCGACGACCTGCCGTCTCTCGAAGACCTTCTCCTCGACCCGGACGAGCTGGAGTCGATCCTGATCGAGGAGCTGTCCGGCACGGCCATGTTCGCGGCCCGGTTCCGGGAGGCGGCCGCCCGCGCATTGCTGCTGCCCCGCCGCCGGCCCGGTGGTCGCACCCCCCTGTGGCTCCAGCGACGGCGGGCCGCCGACCTCATGGCCATCGTCACCCGCTTCGGCTCGTTCCCGATCATCCTCGAGACCTACCGCGAGATCCTCTCGGACGTGTTCGACCTACCCTCCGCCAAGGAACTCCTCGGGGACATCGCGGCCCGCCGGGTGCGGGTGGTGGAGGTCGACACCACCTCGGCCGGACCGTTCGCCTCGTCGCTCCTCTTCGAGTTCGTGGCCTCCTACCTGTACGAGGGTGACGCCGCCCCCTCCGAACGGCGAGCCACGGCCCTCACCCTCGACCGGGAGTTGCTCCGCGAGCTGCTCGGAGAGGGTGAGCTCCGCGACCTGCTGGACGAGGACGTGATCGCCGCGGTGGAACTGGAACTCCAGTACCTGACCCCGGATCGCCGGGTCAGGGGGCTGGACGGAGTGCACGATCTGCTCCGGGCCCTCGGGCCGCTCACCGGCGGCGCAGTGGCCGACCGGCTGGCCGACGGGTCCGCATCCGGCCTGCTACGCGAGCTGGAGGAGCGCCGCCGGGCCATCCGGGTTCAGGTGGGCGGCGCGCCGAGCTGGGCGGCCATCGAGGATGCCGGTCGGCTCCGCGACGCCATGGGAGTCCAGCCGCCGGCCGGGGTTCCCCATGCCTTCCTCGAGACCGGTCCCGACCCGCTCGGGGAGGTGGTGCGACGCTACGCCCGCACCCACGCGCCGTTCACCGCCGAGGAGGCCGGATCAGCGCTCGGCCTCCCCCCGGCCGCCATACAGGCCGTCCTGGCGGCGCTCGAGCAGGCCGGGACGGTGGCCCGGGGCGCCTTCCGGCCGGGCGAGGCCGGCCAGGAGTGGGTGGACACGGGAGTGCTGCGCCGGCTGAAGCGGCGTAGCCTGGCGGTGCTCCGCCGCGAGATCGAGGCGGTCGAGGCCGGCGCCCTCGGGCGGTTCCTGCCCGCCTGGCAGGGAGTGGGCCGCACCGGGCGCAACCACCTGTCGGCCCTGGTCGAGACGATCCGCACCCTCCAGGGGCTTCCGATCCCCGCCTCGATACTCGAACGGGACGTCCTGGCGGCGAGGCTCGACTACACGCCCGCCATGGCAGATCAACTCATGGCGTCGGGCGAAGTGGTATGGGTGGGCCGGGGCTCGATCGGTCCTCGTGACGGAAGGGTGGCCCTGTACCTGCGCGAACAACTACCGATCCTCTACCGACCCCCCGCGGACGACCTGCCCGACTCCGACCTCCACCACGCCATCCGGTCCCACCTCTCGCGAAGGGGTGCCAGCTTCTTCCGGGACATACACCTCGCTGCCCGCTGCGAGCATCTCGAGGACACCCTCGAGGCGCTCTGGGACCTGGTCTGGTCGGGAGAGGTCACCAATGACACCCTCGCCCCGCTGCGCGCGCTACGGATCCGCCGTCTGGCCCGGTCCCGCTCCGGGCGATCCCGGCGCCGGCTGCCCTCCGCCATGCCCCCTTCATCGTCCGGGAGGTGGTCGCTGGTAGCCGACCTGTGCGCGGCCGATGTGGCGGATGCGGAGTGGGGCGCCGCCTGGACGGAGCTCCTGCTGGAACGCCACGGGGTGGTGACCCGGGCCGGCGCCCGAGCGGAGAATATCCCCGGCGGTCTGACCACCCTCTACCCCATCCTCAACCATCTGGAGGAGACGGGACGCATCCGCCGCGGATACTTCGTGGAAGGCCTCGGAGGCCTTCAGTTCGCCCTACCCGGGGCCGTGGACCGGCTCCGGACCGCCGACAGCGACGAGGGAACCGTGATCCTCGCCGCGGCTGATCCGGCCAACCCGTACGGCACCCTGCTGCCGTGGCCCGAGGAAGCCCAGGGCCGGCCTTCCCGCTCGGCCGGCGCCTACGTGATCC carries:
- a CDS encoding DEAD/DEAH box helicase — protein: MLRELFSPATATWFEEAFPGPTEAQASGWPAIAAGQHTLIHAPTGSGKTLAAFLYTLDQLLTEPVPAKSRRCRVLYISPMKALAHDVERNLRAPLTGIAHAAERHGLATPPEVVAAIRTGDTPPADRQRMQRHPPDILITTPESLFLILTSAARKMLASVRWVILDEVHAVAGTKRGSHLALSLERLEEVTAVRPLRIGLSATQQPLSTIAEFMGGGTMDGGAWTPRPVTIVDVPGKRGLEVEIVVPVEDMAAPTPPDPLASEPADPGYRSIWPSVYPALLDLVRAHRSTIVFANSRRLSERLCSELNNLARDEIARAHHGSVSREQRIIIEDLLKRGELPAVVATSTLELGIDMGAVDLVIHVESPTSVASGLQRVGRAGHQVGATSVAKVFPKFRGDLLEATVVADLMLARSVEPTAVPQSPLDVLAQQVVAAVAMDEWQADDLLSLVRRAAPYRDLARGPFEAVLDMLAGRYPSELFGELRPRVVWDRVTHTLTPRSGAQRLAVTNAGTIPDRGLYSVNLPDGSRVGELDEEMVYESRPGDVFVLGTSAWRISDITADRVEVIPAPAESGRMPFWKGDRVGRPVETGRAIGRFVRTIGAMETDRAVDTLRRRYHLDEWAARNLVAYIEEQRDATGVLPTDRTVVVERFRDEIGDWRIAILSPLGGRVHAPWAMAIGQRLRHRYGRNVDVIWSDDGISFRFIDTDDLPSLEDLLLDPDELESILIEELSGTAMFAARFREAAARALLLPRRRPGGRTPLWLQRRRAADLMAIVTRFGSFPIILETYREILSDVFDLPSAKELLGDIAARRVRVVEVDTTSAGPFASSLLFEFVASYLYEGDAAPSERRATALTLDRELLRELLGEGELRDLLDEDVIAAVELELQYLTPDRRVRGLDGVHDLLRALGPLTGGAVADRLADGSASGLLRELEERRRAIRVQVGGAPSWAAIEDAGRLRDAMGVQPPAGVPHAFLETGPDPLGEVVRRYARTHAPFTAEEAGSALGLPPAAIQAVLAALEQAGTVARGAFRPGEAGQEWVDTGVLRRLKRRSLAVLRREIEAVEAGALGRFLPAWQGVGRTGRNHLSALVETIRTLQGLPIPASILERDVLAARLDYTPAMADQLMASGEVVWVGRGSIGPRDGRVALYLREQLPILYRPPADDLPDSDLHHAIRSHLSRRGASFFRDIHLAARCEHLEDTLEALWDLVWSGEVTNDTLAPLRALRIRRLARSRSGRSRRRLPSAMPPSSSGRWSLVADLCAADVADAEWGAAWTELLLERHGVVTRAGARAENIPGGLTTLYPILNHLEETGRIRRGYFVEGLGGLQFALPGAVDRLRTADSDEGTVILAAADPANPYGTLLPWPEEAQGRPSRSAGAYVILHDGRPLLFLERGGKTATLLTDAEELHGAAADALTEIGVRHRRLTVETINGLPAGDHPLGAILLESGFAISLKGLAYRGPRRQPARR